In one window of Ruminococcus albus AD2013 DNA:
- the pckA gene encoding phosphoenolpyruvate carboxykinase (ATP), which yields MANLDLTKYGITGSVEIIRNPSYEELFKEETKAGLEGFEVGQETELGAVNVMTGIYTGRSPKDKFIVMDENSKDTVWWTTDEYKNDNHAASKETWDAVKKIAVEELCNKKLFVVDAFCGANKDTRMAVRFIVEVAWQAHFIENMFIKPTAEELENFEPDFVVYNASKAKVENYKELGLNSETAVVFNITSREQVIINTWYGGEMKKGMFSMMNYYLPLKGIASMHCSANCDMDGKHTAIFFGLSGTGKTTLSTDPKRRLIGDDEHGWDDNGVFNFEGGCYAKVIGLDKESEPDIYNAIKRDALLENVTVDANGKIDFDDKSVTENTRVSYPIDHINNIASEVNGVSAGPAAENVIFLSADAFGVLPPVSILTAEQTKYYFLSGFTAKLAGTERGITEPTPTFSACFGQAFLELHPTKYAEELVKKMEKSGAKAYLVNTGWNGTGKRISIKDTRGIIDAILNGDVLKAPTKKIPFFDFEVPTELPGVDSGILDPRDTYANASEWEEKAKDLANRFIKNFSKYEGNEAGKALVAAGPKL from the coding sequence ATGGCAAATCTTGATCTTACAAAGTATGGCATCACAGGTTCAGTTGAGATCATCCGCAACCCTTCCTATGAAGAGCTTTTCAAGGAGGAGACCAAGGCTGGTCTTGAAGGTTTCGAGGTTGGACAGGAGACCGAACTGGGTGCTGTAAACGTTATGACAGGTATCTACACCGGTCGTTCACCTAAGGATAAGTTCATCGTTATGGACGAGAACTCCAAGGACACTGTTTGGTGGACAACTGATGAGTACAAGAACGATAACCACGCTGCTTCCAAGGAGACTTGGGATGCTGTTAAGAAGATCGCTGTTGAAGAGCTCTGCAACAAGAAGCTGTTCGTAGTTGATGCTTTCTGCGGCGCTAACAAGGATACAAGAATGGCTGTTCGTTTCATCGTTGAGGTGGCATGGCAGGCACACTTTATCGAGAATATGTTCATCAAGCCCACTGCTGAGGAGCTTGAAAACTTTGAGCCTGATTTCGTTGTTTACAACGCTTCCAAGGCTAAGGTTGAGAACTACAAGGAGCTGGGTCTGAATTCCGAGACAGCTGTTGTATTCAACATCACAAGCCGTGAGCAGGTTATCATCAATACATGGTACGGCGGCGAGATGAAGAAGGGTATGTTCTCCATGATGAACTACTACCTCCCTCTCAAGGGCATCGCTTCCATGCACTGCTCCGCTAACTGCGATATGGACGGCAAGCACACCGCTATCTTCTTCGGTCTTTCCGGTACAGGTAAGACAACTCTGTCTACAGATCCTAAGAGAAGACTTATCGGTGACGATGAGCACGGTTGGGACGACAACGGCGTATTCAACTTCGAGGGCGGCTGCTATGCAAAGGTTATCGGCCTTGATAAAGAATCCGAGCCTGACATCTACAACGCTATCAAGAGAGACGCTCTGCTTGAGAACGTAACTGTTGATGCAAACGGCAAGATCGACTTCGATGATAAGTCCGTAACCGAGAACACTCGTGTTTCTTATCCTATCGATCACATCAACAACATCGCTTCCGAGGTTAACGGCGTTTCTGCTGGTCCTGCTGCTGAGAACGTAATCTTCCTCTCCGCTGATGCTTTCGGCGTACTGCCTCCTGTATCTATCCTGACTGCTGAGCAGACCAAGTACTACTTCCTGTCTGGATTTACTGCAAAGCTGGCTGGTACTGAGCGTGGCATCACAGAGCCTACTCCTACATTCTCTGCTTGCTTCGGTCAGGCATTCCTCGAGCTGCATCCTACAAAGTATGCTGAAGAGCTCGTTAAGAAGATGGAAAAGAGCGGTGCTAAGGCATACCTTGTAAACACTGGTTGGAACGGAACAGGTAAGAGAATCTCCATCAAGGATACTCGTGGTATCATCGACGCTATCCTGAACGGCGATGTTCTGAAGGCTCCTACCAAGAAGATCCCCTTCTTTGATTTTGAAGTTCCTACCGAGCTGCCCGGCGTTGATTCCGGTATTCTCGATCCCAGAGATACATATGCAAATGCTTCTGAGTGGGAAGAGAAGGCAAAGGATCTGGCTAACAGATTCATCAAGAACTTCTCCAAGTACGAGGGCAACGAGGCTGGTAAGGCACTGGTTGCTGCTGGTCCTAAGCTCTAA
- a CDS encoding M15 family metallopeptidase: MKNEVIMLREGFSACPVPDEVKERIKGVTYKENSEIHMDDLSYLNIRYLDFSHNIADGEMIVHKSLAKEVLEIFEMLFEAEYEIEKIRLCDEYDGDDERSMADNNSSAFNFRNVAGTQELSLHALGRAIDINPLYNPYIVGDKISPANSAEFADRGADFPHKITHHDLAFKVFASKGWHWGGDWTNSKDYQHFYKNKENLVKSAVDKIKKLVAD, translated from the coding sequence ATGAAAAATGAAGTTATCATGCTTCGTGAGGGCTTTTCTGCCTGCCCTGTTCCCGATGAAGTTAAGGAGCGAATCAAGGGCGTGACTTACAAAGAAAACAGTGAGATACATATGGATGATCTTTCGTACCTTAATATCAGGTATCTGGATTTTTCCCACAATATCGCTGATGGTGAGATGATAGTGCATAAATCTCTGGCGAAAGAGGTTCTGGAAATTTTCGAGATGCTGTTTGAAGCTGAGTATGAGATCGAAAAGATACGTCTTTGTGATGAATATGACGGCGATGATGAGCGTTCTATGGCGGATAATAATTCCTCTGCTTTCAATTTCAGGAACGTTGCGGGTACGCAGGAACTTTCCCTTCACGCACTTGGAAGGGCGATTGACATAAATCCGCTGTACAATCCTTATATAGTGGGCGATAAGATAAGTCCTGCAAATTCGGCAGAGTTCGCTGACAGGGGTGCGGATTTTCCTCACAAGATAACCCACCATGATCTTGCTTTTAAGGTATTTGCAAGCAAAGGCTGGCACTGGGGCGGTGACTGGACTAATTCCAAGGATTACCAGCACTTCTACAAAAACAAGGAAAACCTTGTGAAGTCCGCAGTTGATAAGATCAAGAAATTAGTTGCAGATTAA
- a CDS encoding ribonuclease Z, producing MPDICLAGTGGMLPLKNRFLTGCFIEYNGKAILIDCGEGMQVALAAADIKISRIEMILITHNHADHVTGLPGLLLSMGNCSREDALDIYIPESAERIVRNLISVCGHLPFEFRLHKLPDKEAVSFTADKIDPMLTISTLPLKHSVKCLGYSFLLDKKPVFQPEKAQELGIPVKMWRSLHSGETVTLEDGRVIHPEDVTGEKRPSVKVTYVTDTLPIKEIVPFARDSDLFICEGMYGDTDKKQSMNEKGHMLMQDACRLAKEASVKELWLTHYSPAEKHPENFEKELKNLFPAVVISKDGEKKTL from the coding sequence ATGCCCGATATTTGTCTTGCGGGAACAGGCGGTATGCTGCCTCTGAAAAACAGGTTCCTGACAGGGTGTTTTATTGAATACAACGGAAAAGCAATACTTATCGACTGCGGTGAGGGTATGCAGGTAGCACTTGCAGCTGCTGATATAAAGATAAGCCGCATAGAAATGATACTTATTACCCATAATCACGCCGACCATGTAACAGGTCTGCCGGGGCTGCTGCTTTCAATGGGTAATTGTTCAAGGGAAGATGCACTGGATATCTATATACCCGAAAGTGCCGAGCGCATAGTTAGAAACCTGATATCTGTCTGCGGACATCTTCCATTTGAGTTCAGGCTTCACAAACTTCCCGACAAAGAAGCAGTCAGCTTCACAGCTGATAAGATCGACCCTATGCTGACGATATCTACTCTCCCGCTGAAACACAGCGTCAAGTGCTTGGGATATAGTTTTCTGCTGGATAAGAAACCTGTATTTCAGCCGGAAAAAGCTCAGGAGCTTGGGATTCCTGTTAAAATGTGGAGATCACTGCATTCCGGTGAAACTGTTACTCTTGAAGATGGAAGGGTCATTCATCCTGAAGATGTAACAGGCGAAAAGCGTCCATCTGTCAAGGTAACTTACGTGACAGATACACTTCCGATAAAAGAGATAGTACCCTTTGCGCGGGATTCAGATTTGTTCATATGCGAGGGTATGTACGGTGACACAGACAAAAAGCAGAGTATGAACGAAAAGGGTCATATGCTTATGCAGGATGCCTGCCGACTTGCTAAAGAAGCTAGTGTCAAGGAATTATGGTTGACACATTACAGCCCGGCTGAAAAGCATCCCGAGAATTTTGAAAAAGAACTGAAAAATCTGTTCCCTGCTGTTGTGATATCCAAAGACGGAGAGAAGAAAACACTATGA
- a CDS encoding Imm6 family immunity protein, translated as MTENALDYLLWITNSHKNIIAAEFADHCPSIIEKLKSRNYTADELYSLVTDDELYICAENANGTNDEVFRQAFISVLMCMICAKYHSEGQKFLPEDIEPIQGDKIDGFFTYLKEKRPLPKDCYQIFCRTVCL; from the coding sequence ATGACAGAAAATGCTCTCGACTATCTGCTGTGGATAACGAATAGTCACAAAAATATAATAGCAGCTGAATTTGCAGATCACTGCCCTTCAATTATTGAAAAACTTAAAAGCAGGAATTATACTGCTGATGAACTTTATAGCTTGGTCACAGATGATGAACTTTACATCTGTGCAGAAAATGCGAATGGTACAAATGATGAAGTATTCCGGCAGGCGTTTATATCAGTGCTGATGTGTATGATATGTGCGAAATATCACAGCGAGGGACAGAAGTTTCTGCCTGAGGATATCGAGCCAATTCAAGGTGATAAGATTGACGGATTTTTCACCTATCTAAAAGAGAAAAGACCATTGCCCAAAGATTGCTATCAAATCTTCTGCAGAACGGTATGCCTATAA
- a CDS encoding arsenate reductase family protein, protein MLFICYPRCTTCKKAQKWLDDNGFQYELRDIKENNPTYEELKTWYAKSGLPLKKFFNTSGLLYKSMELKDKLPTMTEDEQLKLLSTDGMLVKRPILVNEDTVLVGFKEADWEKQK, encoded by the coding sequence ATGTTATTCATTTGCTACCCCAGATGCACAACCTGCAAAAAAGCCCAGAAATGGCTGGATGATAACGGCTTTCAGTATGAACTGCGTGATATCAAGGAGAATAATCCTACTTATGAAGAACTGAAAACCTGGTATGCCAAGAGTGGTCTGCCGTTAAAAAAGTTTTTCAACACCAGCGGACTGCTCTACAAATCAATGGAGCTTAAAGACAAGCTACCGACAATGACCGAAGATGAACAGCTGAAACTTCTCTCAACAGATGGTATGCTGGTAAAACGCCCTATACTCGTAAACGAAGACACCGTATTGGTTGGGTTCAAAGAAGCCGATTGGGAAAAGCAGAAATAA
- a CDS encoding Imm7 family immunity protein: MVELHGWLTVNECYTDEVDKIIGVFRDAAKAVNGSYGIIYLHDDSDKEHFNELQVFISSTVNARKSEIKCFHHVYL; the protein is encoded by the coding sequence ATTGTTGAACTACACGGATGGCTGACCGTAAATGAATGTTACACTGATGAGGTCGATAAGATCATCGGCGTATTCCGTGATGCTGCAAAAGCGGTAAACGGAAGCTATGGTATTATCTATCTTCATGACGATAGTGACAAAGAGCATTTCAACGAACTTCAGGTATTTATTTCAAGCACGGTGAATGCTCGAAAGTCAGAGATAAAATGCTTTCACCATGTATACCTGTGA